The proteins below come from a single Synechococcus sp. WH 8101 genomic window:
- the ctaD gene encoding cytochrome c oxidase subunit I, whose translation MTATLTPQAESSQPPSLQPHGWLRYLSFSVDHKVIGLQYLVCGFAFYLIGGALAGAIRTELASPLSDFMPREVYNQVLTLHGTVMIFLWIVPVVNGAFGNYLIPFYVGARDMAFPRLNAVAFWLIPPAGLLLISSYFITGAAQSGWTAYPPLSLTTPASGQIIWILSVLLLGGSSIFGGINFIATILKLRRPGLKLMQLPMYCWAMLGTSILVVLSTPVLAGTLILLSLDIVAHTGFFNPGMGGNVVVYQHLFWFYSHPAVYIMVLPAFGLVSEILPVHCRKPLFGYATMVVSIMAIVVLGLVVWAHHMFTSGTPPWMRLFFTIATAFIAVPTGIKFFNWLATLWGGRISLNSAVLFSCGFIVNFVLGGITGVALAQVPFDVHVHDTYFVVAHFHYIVYGGSVFVIFASIYHWYPKVTGRMLNEPLGRLHFLITFIGFNLCFAPQHWLGLNGMPRRVAEYDPQFAFINQLSSVGALLMAISTLPFLWNVIASAFQGEIAGDNPWRALTPEWLTSSPPPVENWRGDAPLVTEPYGYGVAADELDLKAASGRDLWSSGR comes from the coding sequence ATGACCGCCACCCTGACGCCCCAGGCCGAATCATCCCAGCCGCCCTCCCTGCAACCGCACGGCTGGCTGCGCTATCTGAGCTTCAGCGTCGATCACAAGGTGATCGGGTTGCAATATCTGGTGTGCGGCTTTGCCTTTTACCTGATCGGCGGTGCCCTGGCTGGAGCCATCCGCACGGAACTGGCCAGCCCCCTCTCCGACTTCATGCCACGCGAGGTCTACAACCAGGTGCTGACGCTGCACGGCACGGTGATGATTTTTCTGTGGATTGTCCCCGTCGTGAATGGAGCCTTCGGTAATTATCTAATTCCCTTTTACGTGGGAGCCAGAGACATGGCCTTCCCCCGCCTCAACGCGGTGGCCTTCTGGCTGATTCCGCCTGCGGGTCTGCTGCTGATCAGCAGTTATTTCATCACAGGTGCTGCCCAATCCGGCTGGACGGCCTATCCACCGCTCAGCCTCACGACCCCAGCCAGCGGCCAGATCATCTGGATCCTTAGTGTGCTGCTGTTGGGGGGAAGCTCCATTTTCGGTGGCATTAATTTCATCGCCACCATTCTCAAGCTGAGGCGGCCTGGGCTGAAGCTGATGCAACTGCCGATGTATTGCTGGGCGATGCTCGGCACCAGCATCCTGGTGGTTCTCTCCACGCCGGTTCTCGCCGGAACCCTGATCCTGCTCAGCCTCGACATCGTGGCCCACACCGGCTTTTTCAACCCAGGGATGGGCGGCAATGTGGTGGTCTATCAGCATCTGTTCTGGTTCTATTCTCACCCCGCCGTTTACATCATGGTGCTGCCAGCCTTCGGCTTGGTGAGCGAAATCCTGCCGGTGCACTGCCGCAAACCTCTCTTCGGATACGCCACGATGGTTGTCTCCATCATGGCGATTGTGGTCCTGGGTCTTGTGGTGTGGGCTCACCACATGTTCACCAGTGGAACACCACCCTGGATGCGCCTGTTTTTCACCATCGCCACAGCTTTCATCGCTGTGCCCACAGGCATCAAGTTCTTCAACTGGCTGGCGACGCTCTGGGGAGGCCGGATTTCACTGAACAGTGCCGTGCTGTTCTCCTGTGGCTTCATCGTCAACTTTGTGCTCGGAGGCATCACTGGTGTGGCCCTGGCCCAGGTGCCCTTCGATGTTCATGTGCACGACACCTATTTTGTTGTTGCCCATTTTCACTACATCGTCTATGGCGGCTCGGTGTTTGTGATCTTTGCCTCCATCTATCACTGGTACCCCAAGGTGACTGGTCGCATGCTCAACGAGCCGCTGGGGCGCCTGCACTTTCTGATCACCTTCATCGGCTTCAATCTCTGCTTTGCGCCCCAGCATTGGCTCGGCCTAAACGGCATGCCCCGGCGCGTCGCTGAATATGACCCCCAATTCGCTTTCATCAACCAACTCAGCAGCGTCGGCGCCCTGTTGATGGCGATCAGCACCCTGCCCTTTCTCTGGAACGTGATCGCCAGCGCGTTCCAAGGTGAGATCGCCGGCGACAACCCCTGGCGGGCCCTCACGCCCGAGTGGCTCACCAGTTCGCCACCCCCGGTGGAGAACTGGCGGGGAGACGCCCCCCTGGTGACCGAGCCCTATGGCTATGGCGTCGCCGCCGATGAACTCGATCTGAAGGCCGCCAGCGGCCGTGACCTTTGGAGCAGCGGACGATGA
- a CDS encoding cytochrome c oxidase subunit 3, producing the protein MTTLNPSQSELDHAGASAEHHADHRIFGLATFLVADAMTFAGFFAAYLTFKAVNPLQPGAIYELELPLPILNTVLLLVSSFTFHRAGVNLRRGMSQRCRQWLLLSAVLGLAFLASQMVEYFTLPFGLTDNLYASTFYALTGFHGLHVTLGALMILIVWWQCRTPGGRITADNHFPLEAAELYWHFVDGIWVILFVILYLI; encoded by the coding sequence ATGACCACCCTCAATCCATCCCAGTCTGAGCTCGATCACGCCGGGGCCAGCGCTGAGCACCACGCCGACCATCGGATCTTCGGTCTGGCGACGTTCCTGGTGGCCGATGCGATGACCTTCGCCGGTTTCTTTGCCGCTTATCTCACGTTCAAAGCCGTCAATCCTCTCCAGCCCGGGGCGATTTACGAACTGGAACTGCCTTTGCCGATCCTCAACACCGTGCTCCTGCTCGTGAGCAGCTTCACGTTTCACCGGGCCGGCGTGAACCTGCGACGGGGCATGAGTCAACGCTGCCGCCAGTGGCTGCTGCTCTCGGCCGTACTCGGGCTCGCCTTCCTGGCCAGCCAGATGGTGGAGTATTTCACCCTCCCCTTCGGCCTGACCGACAACCTCTACGCGAGCACCTTCTACGCCCTCACCGGCTTCCATGGCCTGCACGTGACCCTCGGTGCCCTGATGATCCTGATCGTGTGGTGGCAATGCCGCACGCCGGGGGGCCGGATCACAGCCGACAACCACTTTCCGCTCGAAGCGGCAGAGCTCTACTGGCACTTCGTGGATGGCATCTGGGTCATTCTCTTTGTGATCCTCTACCTGATCTGA
- a CDS encoding AbrB family transcriptional regulator: MLVGKELLDKARALSNRPEDEIARGCGYVGPSGRLLRKSFYRALVEAKGYKLPTSGAGAGGGTRGRQAEFRTRVHGNGNLLIGHAYTRRLGLEPGQEFRIELHRDSGSIWLLPLDEQDLDGQNDHPDQSDEAAL; encoded by the coding sequence ATGCTGGTCGGCAAGGAGCTTCTCGACAAGGCGCGCGCACTCAGCAATCGCCCAGAGGATGAGATCGCGAGAGGCTGCGGCTACGTGGGCCCCAGCGGCCGCCTGCTTCGCAAGAGCTTTTACCGGGCCCTCGTGGAAGCGAAGGGATACAAGCTGCCCACCTCTGGGGCTGGCGCTGGTGGTGGCACCCGAGGCCGCCAAGCTGAATTCCGCACCCGTGTGCATGGCAACGGCAATCTGCTCATCGGGCATGCCTACACGCGACGGCTCGGACTAGAGCCGGGCCAGGAGTTCCGGATTGAACTGCATCGGGACTCGGGCTCGATCTGGCTGCTGCCACTCGATGAGCAAGACCTCGATGGGCAAAACGACCACCCGGATCAGAGCGACGAGGCTGCGCTCTGA
- a CDS encoding HdeD family acid-resistance protein, which yields MTGDDRPDSLGSFKAFAIAEGILLIVLGILALVFPVVASFWTTGVIAVLFLVGGVVGWISNLARSGRMGRWICFWRLVVSTLFIVAGASMIGNFRDPAEAAEQVAAFALAIGIVFLVEGVVAFFTGLANSNRPGAGWAIANGVITFILGLLIVTLKFWGLLWVLGTLVGISFLFSGIELIAFSSAIHDDQDPPALA from the coding sequence ATGACCGGTGATGACCGCCCGGATTCCTTGGGCAGCTTCAAGGCCTTCGCCATCGCTGAAGGCATTCTTCTGATCGTTCTGGGCATTCTGGCCCTGGTGTTTCCCGTGGTGGCCTCTTTCTGGACCACGGGGGTGATTGCGGTGCTGTTCCTCGTGGGCGGTGTCGTTGGCTGGATCAGCAATCTGGCCCGTTCCGGCCGCATGGGGCGCTGGATCTGTTTCTGGCGTTTGGTGGTGTCCACCCTGTTTATCGTTGCTGGTGCCTCGATGATCGGCAATTTCCGCGATCCGGCTGAGGCCGCCGAACAGGTGGCCGCTTTCGCCCTGGCCATCGGCATCGTCTTCCTGGTTGAGGGCGTGGTGGCCTTCTTCACCGGTCTGGCGAACAGCAACCGCCCCGGTGCCGGTTGGGCGATCGCCAATGGTGTGATCACCTTCATCCTGGGCCTCCTCATCGTGACCCTGAAGTTCTGGGGGCTGTTGTGGGTGCTGGGAACCCTGGTGGGCATCAGCTTCCTGTTCAGCGGCATCGAGCTAATCGCCTTCAGCTCGGCCATCCATGACGATCAGGATCCTCCGGCACTCGCCTGA
- a CDS encoding riboflavin synthase has translation MFTGLVQAVGRLERRGSQVLVHGCAPFAPLQLGDSVAVDGVCLTVASLVGDGFLADVSEETLERTTLGPKALRGGVVNLEPALRLSDRLGGHLVSGHVDAAGEVMAIEALPQSWRLELRWHEPGHERYICEKGSIAVDGISLTVAGLAAAGRQFWIAVIPHTWRTTALHHLRVGDRVNLEVDVIARYAERLLATEPSHADGSQVISSEWLARQGWS, from the coding sequence ATGTTCACGGGGCTCGTGCAGGCTGTGGGCCGGCTGGAACGACGTGGTTCCCAGGTGCTTGTGCACGGATGCGCGCCGTTCGCCCCACTGCAGCTTGGCGATAGCGTCGCCGTCGATGGGGTGTGTCTCACGGTGGCCTCCCTGGTGGGGGATGGCTTTCTGGCCGATGTGAGCGAGGAGACGCTGGAGCGCACCACGCTGGGCCCCAAGGCGTTGCGCGGGGGGGTGGTGAATCTGGAACCTGCCCTGCGGCTATCTGATCGGCTTGGGGGTCATCTGGTCAGTGGCCATGTGGATGCCGCCGGCGAGGTGATGGCCATTGAGGCCCTGCCCCAGTCCTGGCGGCTGGAGCTGCGCTGGCACGAGCCAGGCCATGAGCGCTACATCTGCGAGAAGGGCAGCATCGCCGTGGACGGCATCAGCCTCACCGTGGCCGGATTGGCGGCGGCGGGGCGGCAGTTCTGGATCGCTGTGATTCCCCACACCTGGCGGACCACCGCCCTGCACCACCTCAGGGTGGGCGATCGGGTCAATCTGGAGGTGGATGTGATCGCTCGCTACGCCGAGCGACTGTTGGCAACCGAGCCATCCCACGCGGATGGGAGCCAGGTGATCAGCTCCGAATGGTTGGCCCGGCAGGGCTGGAGCTGA
- a CDS encoding bifunctional nuclease family protein, producing the protein MHVAGIALDAASRSPIVLLRDPAGRRQVPIWIDQAQAHNIMAGLQGEPAPRPLSHDLMVALLEAGGLELERVIIHAIEDNTFRAVLRLEASTEKSEEADSNSTERSPQPSNQAITPSEPTGPTAGVEVDARPSDAIALAVRTGSGIWMLEEVVAEASIPVDADADHEEQDAFRRFLDQVSPAALVRHLESRRPDDGSTSEESSEP; encoded by the coding sequence ATGCATGTCGCCGGGATCGCCCTGGATGCGGCCAGTCGCAGTCCGATCGTGCTGCTGCGGGATCCGGCCGGACGGCGCCAGGTGCCGATCTGGATCGACCAGGCGCAGGCCCACAACATCATGGCCGGGCTCCAGGGGGAGCCAGCGCCCCGGCCCCTGAGCCATGACCTGATGGTGGCCCTGCTCGAGGCGGGCGGCCTGGAGCTAGAGCGGGTCATCATCCATGCGATAGAAGACAACACCTTTCGGGCCGTGTTGCGCCTCGAAGCCTCGACAGAGAAGAGCGAAGAGGCTGACAGCAACAGCACTGAACGCAGCCCACAACCCTCCAACCAGGCCATCACACCATCAGAGCCGACAGGCCCAACCGCTGGAGTGGAAGTCGATGCCCGACCCAGTGACGCGATCGCGCTGGCGGTGCGCACCGGCAGTGGCATCTGGATGCTAGAGGAAGTGGTGGCGGAAGCCTCGATCCCGGTCGATGCCGATGCCGATCACGAGGAACAGGATGCCTTCCGACGGTTCCTTGATCAGGTGAGTCCGGCTGCGCTCGTGCGCCATCTGGAATCGCGCCGCCCCGATGACGGCTCCACCTCGGAGGAGTCATCTGAACCGTGA
- a CDS encoding aldo/keto reductase, translating to MTATRRPFGRGPAVSLFTLGTMRALASQAQMDAVVRAALEAGINHLETAPAYGPAETFLGAALARLERQGRRPDGGWVVTSKILPGVSFSEGRSQLQASLKRLGLHHLPNLAVHGINRQEHLLWAQDGEGQQLLQWARDSGLVGQVGFSSHGSHALIAEAIASGLFEFCNLHLHLLDPSRMELAHDALARGMGVLAISPADKGGRLWDPSPTLCEDCAPIPPLTLAYRYLLAAGISTLTVGATQPQDLDLAHRLAKASGALSPAERSALTRLEQRRRQRLGQEHCGQCRSCLPCPNQVPIPELLRLRNLRLGHDLQAFTQERYNLIGRAGHWWEQLDASACQGCGDCLPRCPHDLPIPDLLAETHRLLAAPPRRRLWG from the coding sequence GTGACGGCCACGCGTCGGCCCTTCGGCCGGGGACCGGCCGTGAGCCTGTTCACGCTCGGCACGATGCGGGCCCTGGCCTCCCAGGCACAGATGGATGCGGTGGTGCGGGCCGCACTCGAGGCCGGAATCAACCATCTGGAGACGGCCCCGGCCTATGGCCCGGCGGAAACCTTCCTGGGCGCTGCCCTGGCCAGGCTCGAACGGCAGGGCCGCAGGCCTGACGGGGGGTGGGTGGTCACCAGCAAGATCCTGCCGGGAGTGAGCTTCAGCGAAGGTCGCTCCCAGCTGCAAGCGAGCCTGAAGCGCCTGGGCTTGCACCATCTTCCGAACCTGGCGGTTCACGGCATTAACCGGCAGGAGCACCTTCTGTGGGCCCAGGACGGCGAAGGCCAACAACTGCTCCAATGGGCACGCGACTCCGGCCTGGTGGGGCAGGTGGGATTCAGCAGCCATGGGTCCCATGCCCTGATCGCCGAGGCGATCGCCAGCGGGCTGTTTGAGTTCTGCAATCTGCACCTGCATCTGCTCGATCCCAGCCGCATGGAGCTGGCTCACGACGCCCTGGCCCGAGGCATGGGCGTCCTGGCGATCTCTCCGGCTGACAAAGGAGGGCGGCTGTGGGACCCGAGCCCGACGCTCTGCGAGGACTGCGCTCCTATCCCACCGCTGACACTCGCCTATCGCTACCTACTGGCGGCCGGCATTTCCACCCTGACCGTCGGCGCCACCCAACCGCAGGACCTTGACCTCGCCCATCGGCTTGCCAAAGCCAGCGGCGCCCTCAGCCCGGCGGAACGCAGCGCCCTGACCCGCCTGGAGCAACGCCGGCGGCAGCGACTCGGGCAGGAGCACTGCGGCCAATGCCGCTCCTGCCTGCCCTGCCCCAACCAAGTGCCGATCCCGGAGCTGCTGCGCCTGCGCAATCTTCGCCTCGGCCACGACCTGCAGGCCTTCACCCAGGAGCGCTACAACCTGATCGGTCGAGCCGGGCACTGGTGGGAGCAGCTCGATGCCAGCGCCTGCCAAGGCTGTGGCGACTGTCTGCCCCGCTGCCCCCATGACCTACCGATCCCCGATCTGCTGGCCGAGACCCATCGCTTGCTGGCAGCGCCGCCCCGGCGCCGACTTTGGGGGTGA
- a CDS encoding ABC transporter substrate-binding protein: protein MSRLHHTEQARLGRRDLLQLGLAAGLGLLGGCARGPAQPLLQAAPETLPPLWRRRLPRPWRFQPLETKSGSSRAALRIEPSADLLACGDGWLPEFTDEALQPVDAAPLQGRLGVQAGRFLDALGPVRAARVLPVGVSPWVMLFRGSDWLGGAAEQGWDVLLDPGLRGQVVLPASPRVVVELADRLDQPESLGRLRRAALTLDDRQALNWLLQGKARVAVLPLQRCVPSLRRDPRLHAVLPRSGAPLHWTLLLRPATSREPLPQAWVEAAWQAPLLGQLLARGWRPPLPFQQLQAQAKVIPGSLRSLVLPPQPVWERCWSLPPLQDAARAQLSRRWRQAAP from the coding sequence ATGAGCAGGTTGCATCACACCGAGCAGGCCAGGCTGGGGCGTCGTGATCTGCTGCAGCTCGGCCTGGCGGCGGGGCTGGGGCTGCTGGGGGGCTGTGCCCGCGGCCCGGCGCAGCCCCTGCTCCAGGCAGCACCGGAAACGCTCCCCCCTCTGTGGCGCCGGCGCTTACCCCGCCCCTGGCGGTTTCAGCCCCTGGAGACGAAGTCTGGCTCCTCACGGGCGGCCCTGCGGATCGAGCCGTCGGCCGATCTGCTCGCCTGCGGTGATGGTTGGTTGCCGGAGTTCACCGATGAGGCGCTACAACCGGTGGACGCGGCACCCCTGCAGGGGCGTCTGGGAGTCCAGGCTGGGCGTTTTCTTGACGCTTTGGGGCCTGTGCGTGCCGCTCGGGTGCTGCCCGTTGGCGTCAGCCCCTGGGTGATGCTCTTCCGGGGTAGCGACTGGCTTGGAGGCGCCGCCGAACAGGGCTGGGATGTGCTGCTCGATCCCGGCCTGCGCGGGCAGGTGGTGTTGCCGGCCAGCCCCAGGGTGGTGGTTGAGCTTGCCGATCGTCTTGATCAGCCCGAGAGCCTAGGTAGGTTGCGCCGTGCTGCCCTCACGCTCGACGATCGCCAGGCGCTGAATTGGTTGTTGCAGGGGAAGGCCAGGGTGGCAGTGCTGCCGTTGCAGCGCTGTGTGCCCTCGCTTCGGCGTGATCCCCGCCTGCATGCCGTGCTCCCCCGCAGTGGGGCGCCCCTGCATTGGACGCTGCTGCTGCGGCCGGCGACCAGTCGTGAACCACTGCCCCAGGCCTGGGTGGAGGCGGCCTGGCAGGCCCCCCTGCTCGGGCAGCTGTTGGCACGGGGATGGCGCCCCCCGTTGCCATTCCAGCAACTTCAGGCCCAGGCCAAGGTCATTCCTGGCAGTTTGCGGTCGCTCGTGCTCCCACCGCAGCCGGTTTGGGAGCGCTGCTGGAGCCTGCCGCCGCTCCAGGACGCAGCCCGTGCGCAGCTCAGCCGCCGTTGGCGCCAGGCCGCTCCTTGA
- a CDS encoding nicotinate-nucleotide--dimethylbenzimidazole phosphoribosyltransferase produces MTAGRVWPDPEATALKQRLAPWRHPQVQPDLLLVLAATATAEVEGISAAGASAASRRYTALADAELLLYGPGHRPRWSLPPLPAGVSPALISWVAAQALGLRPQVAAVGLQQQPPFPHLRLEACDCGPAACLSSGRAMAPDRVERLWQRGVRLGRSLRRPLVLAECVPGGTSTAQAALTALGLPVADLVSGSALHPPMQLKRRLVEAGLQRAGLGPDPSPQAILAAVGDPFQAVAAGLLLGAMESGQPVLLAGGSQMLAVLALALRALPRADRSALTAGVTLGTTAWLAAESLAGRPALAELLARLERALSVEILALHSGLRFHDSRHQALRDYERGYVKEGVGAGALALLAQLRGCSLELLRRDCDQALDALQRL; encoded by the coding sequence ATGACGGCTGGCCGGGTGTGGCCTGATCCGGAGGCAACGGCGCTGAAGCAGCGGCTCGCCCCCTGGCGCCATCCTCAGGTTCAGCCCGATCTTCTGCTAGTGCTGGCCGCGACGGCCACGGCTGAAGTGGAGGGGATTTCGGCGGCCGGTGCCTCGGCCGCATCCCGTCGCTACACCGCGCTTGCCGATGCCGAGCTGTTGCTCTACGGCCCCGGCCACCGGCCCCGCTGGTCCCTGCCGCCCCTGCCGGCGGGGGTGAGCCCGGCGCTGATCAGCTGGGTCGCAGCTCAGGCGCTCGGCCTGAGGCCCCAGGTGGCCGCGGTTGGCCTGCAACAGCAGCCCCCCTTCCCCCATCTGCGCCTGGAGGCCTGCGACTGCGGACCCGCCGCCTGTCTGAGCAGCGGACGGGCGATGGCTCCCGATCGGGTGGAACGGCTCTGGCAGAGGGGGGTGCGCCTTGGCCGCTCCCTGCGCCGGCCGCTGGTGCTCGCTGAATGCGTTCCCGGCGGAACGAGCACTGCCCAGGCGGCTCTGACCGCCCTCGGCCTGCCCGTCGCTGATCTGGTGAGTGGAAGTGCGCTGCATCCGCCCATGCAGCTGAAGCGTCGCTTGGTGGAGGCTGGTCTGCAACGGGCAGGCTTGGGGCCTGATCCTTCGCCTCAGGCGATTCTGGCCGCCGTTGGTGATCCATTTCAGGCGGTGGCTGCGGGCTTGCTGCTGGGGGCGATGGAGAGTGGTCAACCGGTTTTGCTGGCCGGCGGCAGCCAGATGCTGGCGGTCCTCGCCCTGGCCCTGCGGGCCCTCCCCAGGGCCGACAGGTCCGCCCTGACGGCTGGGGTGACCCTGGGCACCACGGCCTGGTTGGCGGCAGAGTCCTTGGCCGGTCGGCCGGCCCTTGCTGAGCTGTTGGCCCGCCTCGAAAGGGCTCTGTCGGTGGAGATCCTGGCCCTGCATAGCGGCCTTCGCTTCCATGACAGTCGCCATCAGGCTCTGCGCGATTACGAACGCGGCTATGTGAAGGAGGGCGTGGGTGCCGGTGCTCTCGCCCTGCTGGCCCAGTTGAGAGGTTGCAGCCTGGAGCTGCTGCGCCGCGACTGCGACCAGGCCTTGGATGCACTGCAACGCCTGTAA
- a CDS encoding DUF2232 domain-containing protein: MTPPPPAPPATPSMSRRQALRMMETAYLAAAASLIWLALYYLPVGGALFRLALPLPLALLVLRRGWKAGLEGVAVALLLLTALMGPVRGPLMLFPYGLLSLWLGWAWSRRFSWWLSWGVGLLLGAIGFLVRVLALSLLVGENLWVVITRAGAGLLDRLVDLLRLPLAPDLLEVQLMALGLVLFQQLVYVLALHALAYWIFPRLRSPLPEPPPQLKGLVALDPL; this comes from the coding sequence ATGACCCCGCCACCGCCTGCACCGCCGGCGACGCCGTCCATGAGCCGCCGCCAGGCGCTTCGCATGATGGAAACGGCCTATCTGGCGGCGGCGGCGTCGTTGATCTGGCTGGCTCTTTATTACCTGCCGGTCGGGGGTGCCCTGTTCCGTCTGGCGCTGCCGTTGCCCCTGGCCCTGCTGGTGCTGCGTCGGGGCTGGAAAGCCGGGCTTGAGGGAGTGGCGGTGGCCCTGCTCCTGCTCACGGCGCTGATGGGGCCGGTCCGTGGCCCCCTGATGCTCTTCCCCTATGGCCTGTTGTCGCTCTGGTTGGGCTGGGCTTGGAGCCGGAGGTTCAGCTGGTGGTTGAGCTGGGGTGTCGGCCTGTTGCTGGGCGCCATCGGCTTCCTCGTGCGGGTGCTGGCCCTCTCGTTGTTGGTGGGTGAGAACCTCTGGGTCGTGATCACCAGGGCGGGGGCTGGTCTGCTCGATCGCCTGGTGGATCTGCTTCGTCTTCCCTTGGCTCCCGATCTGTTGGAGGTGCAGTTGATGGCGCTGGGCCTGGTGCTCTTTCAGCAGTTGGTGTACGTGCTGGCATTGCACGCCCTGGCCTATTGGATTTTCCCGCGGCTCCGCTCCCCTCTGCCCGAGCCGCCGCCACAGTTGAAAGGCCTGGTGGCGCTGGATCCCCTCTGA